Proteins encoded together in one Lathyrus oleraceus cultivar Zhongwan6 chromosome 5, CAAS_Psat_ZW6_1.0, whole genome shotgun sequence window:
- the LOC127087728 gene encoding probable glycosyltransferase At5g25310, with protein sequence MEIHHRRLFSPILILLLLASFVVIFITLPSNLMRFIVDLKPPFSISLQNLRTKVSGEDDFLLAVEHAGHSNSTVTREVRKVIKSEEEKREEELARARDSMRKAALEDRRRNLTRSSTSRNDEYVTAEAVYHNPRLFYQSYLEMEKIFKVYVYPDGDLPIVHDGPCKDIYSIEGRFLNEIEYGVGKFRTNDPNAAHVYFLPFSVTWMVKYIYTPPSYNLTPLKQFVSDYVNVVSMRHPFWNRTHGADHFMLACHDWGPFASEGNPFLYNTSIRVLCNANTSEGFNPLKDVSLPEIYLYGGEVSPKLLTPPPDSAPRRYLAFFAGGLHGPIRPILLQHWKNKDSDIAVYEYLPKGIDYNSFMLNSKYCLCPSGHEVASPRIVESIYAECVPVILSSYYVLPFSDVLRWEGFSVQVDVSDIPRLKEILSAIPESKYRKLKNGVRAVRKHFTLNQPAKRFDVFHMILHSIWLRRLNIKLG encoded by the exons ATGGAGATTCATCATAGACGATTGTTTTCTCCGATTTTGATATTGCTCTTACTAGCATCGTTCGTCGTGATTTTTATCACGCTTCCTTCGAATTTGATGAGATTCATCGTCGACTTGAAGCCGCCATTCTCCATTTCACTTCAAAACTTACGAACAAAAGTTTCCGGTGAAGACGATTTCCTCCTCGCCGTTGAGCACGCCGGTCACTCAAACAGCACTGTAACG AGGGAGGTGAGAAAAGTGATCAAGAGTGAAGAAGAGAAACGAGAAGAAGAGCTCGCTCGAGCGAGAGATTCAATGCGGAAAGCTGCATTAGAAGATCGTAGAAGAAATCTGACTCGGTCGTCAACATCACGCAACGACGAATACGTTACAGCTGAAGCTGTTTATCACAACCCGCGCTTATTTTATCA AAGCTACTTGGAGATGGAGAAGATATTCAAGGTGTATGTGTACCCAGATGGGGACCTACCAATTGTTCATGATGGCCCATGTAAGGACATATACTCCATTGAAGGAAGGTTCCTCAATGAAATTGAATACGGAGTTGGGAAATTTAGAACCAATGATCCTAATGCAGCTCATGTTTACTTTTTACCATTCAGTGTGACATGGATGGTCAAATACATCTATACACCACCCTCTTACAACCTCACTCCTTTAAAGCAGTTTGTCTCTGATTACGTGAATGTCGTATCTATGAGACACCCTTTCTGGAACAGAACTCATGGTGCTGACCACTTCATGCTTGCTTGCCATGATTGG GGTCCATTTGCATCAGAGGGAAATCCTTTCCTTTACAATACCTCAATCCGTGTCTTGTGCAATGCCAACACTTCTGAAGGTTTCAATCCTCTAAAAGATGTATCTTTGCCCGAAATTTACCTATACGGAGGCGAAGTATCTCCTAAACTCCTTACACCACCACCCGACTCCGCCCCACGTCGATATCTAGCCTTCTTCGCCGGTGGTTTGCACGGCCCAATTCGCCCGATTCTTCTCCAACACTGGAAAAACAAAGACAGCGATATCGCCGTGTACGAGTATCTCCCTAAAGGCATAGACTACAACTCCTTCATGCTAAACTCTAAGTACTGCCTTTGTCCTAGTGGCCATGAAGTGGCTAGCCCAAGAATTGTGGAGTCAATTTATGCAGAATGTGTACCTGTGATTCTATCTAGTTATTATGTGCTGCCCTTCAGTGATGTGCTGCGATGGGAGGGATTTTCAGTGCAGGTGGATGTTTCAGATATTCCTAGGTTGAAAGAGATTCTTAGTGCTATTCCGGAGAGCAAGTATAGGAAGCTCAAAAATGGAGTAAGGGCTGTGAGGAAACATTTTACTCTGAACCAACCTGCTAAAAGATTTGATGTTTTTCACATGATCTTACACTCAATATGGCTAAGGAGATTGAATATAAAACTTGGATAG